Below is a window of Quercus robur chromosome 6, dhQueRobu3.1, whole genome shotgun sequence DNA.
AACATGAGTGAACCTTAAACAGTATAATCAATCAGTAGGATGATCAACAAATAGTGAaccttaaaaagaaatattatatatatatatatatatatataaaactaaaatcacAACAATATGATTAATCAATAGGatgatcaaaaaataaatttacaatcttTGAAACCCtagaaacaaaaccaaacagCAAACAACATGAgtgaaccttaaaaaaaaaacactaaaactaaaagcaaaatcaaacacaaacatgaaagtTTGACATAACATGGTGaactgaaaacaaaataaaaaataatccttaaaagaaaatcaaacaaaaaagaaaagaacaaaattgtgaactcaaaacaaatataaacagtATGAGAAAATACCCAGGAACTATTTAAGCCTTTGAGATTTATTCCTTTACTAGGCTGAAGCTGAATCTTTTAAATTACCCTtgaaattacaagaaaataaccaaaaaaaaaaaaaaaaaatcaacaagaaaCATTTAGTGAccataaataaaactaaatcaaaGTAGGGGTTAGGGTTACCAAAGATAGAACTACATAGTGGCAGAGCCACGGTGGAGAATGGAGATGAAAAGGAGATTGACTGTCTTAGGTATTAGGAATTTAAATGAGACCTTGAGAGGAAAGTCTTTCTTTGTGAGAGAGTGAGACTAAGAATCAGAGATGAGTCTTGAGACTTAAGAGTGAGACTGAGAGCTTGTGTTTTTAAATAGTGTAAGGTTAGATCGGAGCCTAAGATTGAGAATTTGAGAGGGAAAAACTACTGTTTGTTCGGCGGGATTAgggtatggaaaaaaaaattacgtggCTGAGTGcaaaaaagaagagtaaaatGGTTGGTAGGAGCCTGAAAATCTGAGATTGAGAGGGAAACACTACTAATTGTTCGGCGGGATTAGGGTTTGGAAGAAACATTATGTGGCTgagagtaaaaaagaaaagaaaaatggtcagGTAAGAGCCTGAGATTGAGAGGGAAAAACTAAAGTTTGTTCAGGGTTTGGAAGAGAAATGAAGGTAGCTGTCTAGCTGATGACTGATTTCTGAGTCTGAGAGGCGAGAGTGTGAGACTTGAGAGGAGTAGAAGTCTAAAGAGTAAAAAGGAGAAATGAGAGCATCTGAGTAGGAGACAACTCAAGAGAAAAGACGTGTGTGGCTGagatcaaaagagaaaaaaatatcttGCACAGTGGCTGACTCCATCAGTGACTCAAACAGTGACAGGCatcgtttttttattttattttattttttttaatattatttttttcagaaAACGCAAGTGGCATGATTGTAACCCACTAACCCATACGGccatacaacattttttttttaatatattttttttcaaaaaatgcaagTGGGAGACACTAGAGCTACTTAGACAAGACCATTCACATTATTCCTCTTGACACACACATTTCTTGACTGAAAAAGTAGTTCACACACATTAACTtccttttttattcaaatttttttttgataaggatGACCTTATTCATGGATGAACATTAGGCTTTTTCTTAGTTCTTATAACGTTAGGCCTCTTCTTATACatattaacatatatataaaatgcttGGGTTGGTTCGGTCTTCGTCGGTGTGCAAATTTCGGCGCCGATGGCCGCACTGGTTTGACGTCAGTACTGAAGATCTACCATCGACCACCGTGTCGGAAACCTTCAGCGGAGCCCTGAGAGGGGTTGGGCGATGCTGTCAGACTGATTTTGTCAGTGCTGGTATATTCTTAAACAGGCCTAGACATGGAAGGCCGGTTCGTGCCACTAGACTAAGTATATCTCCCTCCCTCCAAAggcaaataaatcaaattcaaatcctCAATAAACTTCGAAAACTTTTCCATAGCCAGAGTTAGACGAGAACCACCCCTCTGTTCACTAGGAAAATGAACAATGTTGAAATCCCCAATACAGCACAAAGGAATAGTCCAGTATTGTTGAATACTAACCAACTCATCCCACATATGTCCCCTTACATTGTTATCATTAGGGCCGTAAACCCCTGTGCACACCTAAATAAAACTATCCTCCATACCTTGCCACTGAACCGACACCGAAAAAGAACCCACTAGTACTTCCAACTTATCTAAAACCCTCTTGACATAATCAATGCCCCACCAGTCATCTGAACAACATCTAAAGCCACCCAATCCACATATGGACAACTCCATAGACTGCTAACCATCTATCTATCCATGCTagcaagttttgttttttgaaggCATACTACATCACACTTCCATTCACATAACAAACTTCTCACTACCAGACGTTTCTGGGAGTCATTCAATCCCCTAACATTCAAAGAATTCATTTTCAACTTCATTAAGACTGTTACTTCCCCACTGCTATTTCTACCACACAACTAATCTACCTCCTATCATAACTAACCGAGGAAATTAAATTTCTTAACTCTCTATGCCCTTTACCTGTAGATGTAGCTACTTTTCGATTAACAATTGCTTTCTTCTACAACAGATTATCATTCTCCATATACCTTTTTAGCCTTTGAAGATAAGCAATGTACGACCTCTTATGGCAACTTACTGGGAGTCCAACATGCTACCAAGACCCACAACCTCATTGTGCACTTTCGCCGACAAAGCCAACCCCAAGGGAACAATAGTAAGTAGAGGATTACATTCTGAGATATCCTCCTCACCCAAACCCAGTTATGAACCAGTCCCTTCCTCTTCCATCAAAACACACATCCCAGATAGGCCACAATTTGTCGTCGATGGAATCAACGCTAGATTAGGTTGATCGAATTCAAAACCATTCATCGACCTTGTACACATTGTCATCCATCCCTTGAATCAAGCTCACGTAGCTCTTACTGCCAACTTCAACCCCACCTATGACTCCAAAGTCCACCAACCCAGCTTGCAAAAGTCTCCGAAGAAGATCGCCTAAGAAAATACCCTTGGAAATGTGTGAAATTACCTTCTTAGGCGATCCCAGAGCCACTACGGATCCATTAGAGTTAAGCCCATTGAAATTTACCTCTGTCGGAGTATCCCTTTGCCGATCTAGCATATCTACCTTGGCTAGCGAGTGTACCGGTGAAGCTGGAAAGGTCACCGTTGTTGTTGAGGAGAAGGCTCAAGGGCTTGGGCTACCCTTAGAAGAATTTTCACCCACTTCGTATGTACTTAGGCCTAAGAAACTTGTCTTGGATGGATTGGTAAAGCCCAAACAAGGCTGGTTTGGTCCTGGAACCATCGAGTTAGGCATTTGAGTAAAGCCCAAGGGTTGGGTCATTGTGGGTTTTGGGCCTATGCCCACATTGGGCTTATTATAGTTATTTTGACTTGTCACCTGTGGAACCCATTTGAAACACTTAGGTCCACCTTTATTATAATTCCACGAAACCCTCCTCTTTCCTTTCTCACCCACCACCACAGTCAAACCTTTCCCTATCCAGTATGCATTCCTAAAATCACACTCAAAGCCAttatcaaattcttttgaatttgaatcgaatcttaaagaaaatcttttaATATTTCCAATTGGTATTGTCTTTCCTAAATTAATACCTGCATTAGTGCTCCGAGATTTCACAAATCCTCCACCTACTGCTATTGGGCATGGCTTGTCCACCGGTACACCATTCACTGTCACCTTTGCATGTTCTTGATTCGGCACCACTATCCTTTTCACACCTAACTGCGTATTCCCCTTGTCTGTAATACTCAACTACTTTGAATGCTCTCTAGCCTTAACTTGTATGTGATGACCTTGCACCATTTTAGCAAAAGATCTAGAGATTTGAATCTTTGAATTACATGTATGTGGCTGAGCAACAGATTTCGAATGGCCTAAATAACCCTCAGCAAATTGGTTCGGATCCAACATCTTTCTTAATTCAAGTCCGAAAGTCCTCCAACCATTTTTTAATCTGCCTACAGGGATAAGGATTGACCTCCTAGACCCACCAACTTtgagtcccccccccccccaaataaGTAATTTGTGTGAGGATCCCAAGTGATGCTGGAATTGAGCCATTAAACTTGTTGCCTGATAGAATTCGAACAGTCATTTAAGTGAGGCTTCCAAGCAAAGTTGGAATTGAccttgtaaatttgtaatattcgAGATTCAAATGCTTAAAGGACTTTAGACTGCCGATAGAATTAgataattctcttgaaaaacttATCCAAGAGACATCTAAGAATTTCAGGGAACTACTGTTGTTGAAATTATAGTTTTGGAAGAGAACCTTCAAGATTGAAATTATACCCTAGATTAAGGGTTTGTATACTTGGAAGGCAGAGGATGTTATTTTCGAGTTTTCCCCTTAAGTCACAGTCATGGAGACTAAGAGTTGTCAAAGAGGAGGATAgatttgtcaaagaattaggtTTGATTGAGGACATGTTCGTGCCATCCAGAAGTTCCCTTAACAGAGTTAGGTTATCAACGACTCTTTTCCAAACTAGTGTTTTGATTAATAGATCATTGTAAGAGAGATTGAGTGAAACAAGCGAAGACAATTGGGAGATTTCATATGGAATTTTGCCAGAAAAAAGGAATAAGAAAGGTTAAGATGAGTCAACATCTTAAAGCTGCCAAACTCAGATGAAATTAGGGAGTAATTGAAGTTATTACCCGCAAGATTCAAGGACCTGAGATGGTGAAGAAGGAAGAGGGAATTGTTGGAAGGAATGGATTCAGAAAGCCAACTGCAACTAAGGTCAAGACCAATAACATGGAGTGTGGTATTGTCACACTCGACACCATCCCAACTACAGTAATCCTTATCCTCCTTCCAAGAGACTGTCTTTGGATACAAATTATCACACATATGAAAAATTTGATCTATAATCATAAGAATGAATAGGTAAAATAGATGCATGAAGAGAAGGAGAAGTGAAACTGTGAAGAGACAGAGAGTTACTAAATTGGAATATAGCAGAGCATGGTGAGTTTGAAtacaaggaagaagaaaaagagaatggaGAATGGAAGAGCAAGGAAAGTAGACAGAATAATTGATACTTCCAACTTAAACTTAAACAATCCAATTGATGATGATAACTTTGAGTTCAGTTAGCAataaaaaatggccaaaagaGTTGGCGCTTCGTTGGAGAGTATAAGCAACATCACCATCCCTAATTGTGAAGAACTGTTTGGAACTAATCCCAATGACAATGTGTTCAATATTCTTCATCAGCCATTGTGTCACACTCTTACCCTTAAAAAttgatttcataaaatatttgccCCATTCAAAAATCcataatgaaaaataacatcccCCTTCTTCTAttaccaaatgaaaaaaatttgaattcaatgaAAAAACTATGAAAACCACCATAGCTGATCGGAAtagaagaaaagaacaaaatatcTGGCTAATTTGAGGTAGTTGGGCCTCCTAAGGAGCGCGCGTGGGccgggggtggggtggggtgtgGGAGGGTGGGGTCTATTAGCTCAAACCTATTGATAGCCCTAATGTCAACTTATGAGCTTTTGAAAGTAAAACTTCAAGCCATCAATAAGGAGCATGCTTAACAATGGTGGgtataaatcataaaaaaaaaagtggtattCTTTGCTTGGGCATAATTGATATAGAATCAAGACcctttaaaagtaaaaaataagttggccCGCTTAATGGTAGCAAAGTCATCAAAGTTGAGGTACAAACATGTTATTTGCAAAAGGCAGAAGCCCTGAAATTAAAAAGTTGTTCTCCTTCGCTTTAGAAATCATGCTTTGATCCTCATTGCACCATAGACAATTGTTTGATGAAACTGAGTTGATTTTGAATTCCTGCACTTATTGGACTTCTATTGAAACTAATTTTGTTACCCGCAATTTAGTAAAGGGATCCTTGTGCATCTTACCTGAATTTTGCATTGTTGTGTGCCACTGAGATTACTATTTCTGCCGTCaagtaataatttattatataaaatttgttgtaagaactattttacaatattttttataagttaatGGTATTgtgagtggttattagtaagtataaaaaaaaaaaatatattagtgGTGAGTTTAGATAAGAGACCGTAAAAGTTATCCACaccaacaatttgtaaaaatgttgtaaaatagtttgtaacatatcatttctctttttattccAATTTCATgcttatcaaggaaaaaaaaaaggaaaacataaaaactataaataacaACTATGATTTATTACAGCTagacacaaaagaaaaaacaggaaagaagaaaataatagaaaataaaaataaaaaaaagcataaaaaaagaaaaaagaaaaagaaaaaggaaaagaaggtaaagaaaagaaaggagggTACCGTATGAGAGAGTCCTTTTCTGTATTCGCAAAGTTTTGATGGCCATAAGGCCCCTTCAATTCACACTCTCCCACCATCACCACccccttcctcttcctcttcctcttgcCAGAAACCTATTCTCACTCTTCCTCTCATCACCGCCACCTTTCTCTCATCAATCTCCACCGTCCTCCACCTTCCCCATCCTCCGCCGCATCGCCTCCTCTGCGACACCGATCTCTCGCCCTCAGAAACACCACCACAACCGCCAACAACAATATCAACTAACTTCGCCCCGCAGCCTGCGACCGTTGCCTACACCGGAAACCCTGGCGCAGAAAATCGGCAAATCCATCCGCCGCCCTGGCGCCCCTTCCAAGGCTAGGGTTTATGCCGATATCAACGTGATTCGCCCCAAAGACTACTGGGACTACGAGTCCCTCACCGTCCAATGGGGGTACTCTCTTCATCTTCAAGTTTTCTATCCATCTATTTTTgcgtatatatgtgtatatttgCGTTGCGTTATGCTGAGTTTGGATGAGGTGGAATTTGTATATCTAAATTATGGAAATGCAAAATAGGAATTTGGAATTTATATTAGGTTTAAATTGCTGAATTGACGAGCAGCAGCTAGGGTTTGTTTTTAGGTGTTTATGCGGGTATGATTGATTGTACAGGGAGCAGGATGATTATGAGGTGGTGAGGAAGGTTGGGAGAGGGAAATACAGTGAGGTATTCGAGGGTGTTCACTGCACCGATAACGAGAAATGCGTAATTAAGATTCTCAAACcggtgaaaaagaagaaggtgagTCTCTGCATCGTCATTGGCTTCTAATGTATATGGTTCATAGTTGTGAAAGCATGCCTCTTGTTGTAGGAGTTTCCATAATCTCAATGCTTATAGTTTATGTTATCCTGACTTTGATCAGTTTATCCTATTTCAAAGCTAATGCAATTGTAATCGTGCTTGATTTGTTGTAGTTGTTTGCAAACTGCGTTCCTTTGCAcgaattattttctaataatgGTTCATGAAGTATAATGTacttacataaaaataaaataaatggctaatagcaaagaaaaaaaaaattttttttttttttttggttcttataagtaacaaagaaaaaaaaacttaagaacTTCTAAGCCAAATAGAGAAAGGACTCAAAATGCAAAATGACTCAAAATGAAAAGTAAGACTTGTGGGCCTTTGTTACAGCCAAGGACAGCCCATTTcagaaaatctaaaattatcaaattgtcCTTATTCTAGTAAACTTATTTAAATTTGATCCAACAGCTTTCTAAccttaaaaaaacttaatattttGACTCAATAATAACTAGAGTAACCTATGCAAGGCGCCAAGATAGTCCCACATCAAAGCTAGACCACAAATCTTGAATCTTTTGgtatttaatcttgtttttctttagaactctTTATTGTCCGCTTCTTCAGGCTGCCATAAATTCTCATATAGACACTGATGCTTCTACATCAATATGCCATTGTGGCATTTTAATTCTCTATTTAAGTTTCCATCTCAATTTCGTATCACTGTCTTTGTGTTTAACAATTGAATATGAATTATTCACGTGCAAGCTCTCCAAGTTATTCTACTTACAATCTATTGCTTTTGTactggtggatttttttttttttttttgagttttatatGAACAGTGGATGGCACTTTGGCTGGATTATGACTCTACTTTTACTTTTGCTTCTAGCACAAGTAACTCTTTTAATGGTTAAATTAAAGGTGTAAATGAGTATGTGCCCATGATGCTTGTGGCATTGCCAATTTTTCGCAGTAATATAACTTATTCTATGAAATCACTGTAGCAagacttattttttcttattttttactctCCCCATCCTctccccaccaaaaaaaaaaaaaaatgcagattaAGAGGGAGATAAAGATACTGCAGAATCTTTGTGGTGGGCCGAATATTGTGAAGCTGCTTGATATTGTTAGAGACCAGCAATCGAAGACCCCCAGCCTTATATTTGAATATGTGAATAATACAGATTTTAAAGTGCTTTATCCAACACTCTCTGACTATGATATTCGATATTACATCTATGAGCTTCTAAAGGCAAGCTTActattctctcttctcttcaatTGATAAGAATAGCATGTTGAAATTATCATTAATATTCACATTTGAAAATCCTGTCACCATATGTTCATTTTAATGTGTGTGGAAGCTTATAGATGTTTTGTGTTAATTTACATTGCCAAATTGTAACTTAGTAATCTTTCTATTTTGTACAaagtttccttcttttttttcctttccttttatcaTTTGGTGCTTGGATTATTGGGATAGATACTTCAATATTATAGTTAAAGCATTGTCATCTTTATAATTACTTCAGTTTATGTTGGCTAAAATGACAGTCTTGTAGGGGAGATGAAAAGTGGTGGACTAAACTTTTGGGCCTCAACATGGATCAAGGGGAAATTAAGGGCTAGTTCCTAATGTTGCTCCAAAGGAGAACTAATGTGATGCAAGTTAGTTCATGTGGCCATGGGGATAGACCTGCTGACTATTTAGTTTTTCAACAGTTTAaagacacaaaaaaagaaaagaaagaaaaggaacaaGAAGACATTTATGCATCTCTAGTTCTCTGCTAATAAATTTGGCTAGATGAATTATTCTTCACAGAAATTATAGCAGAAATTATAGGCTTTCTCCTGCTGCCAAAAGAgagttatatatttataagataaatatcaataactacttatcaaaaaaaagataaatatcaATAACTGACTAGCTCTACtgtattgtgtgtgtgtgtgtgtgtccttTTGGAACAATCACAAACACATTTTTGAATTtgcaaacaaaaacccaatcatctgtgtgtttatatattatCTAGAGGATGCTTTATTTTTTGTCAGATAAAGAAATTATATTGACAAAAGGGGGAAtggataaaattatatattttttggtcttgTTTAGAAAGAGATTGAGAGGCAGACCATGTGGTCTCTTGGATTTTGGTTTGGCAGTGTATTTGTTTAATTCATGATTTGTCCTAAATGTTCCATATTTTTATCTTGAAAGTTAATGCACTATGATCAAAAGAAAAGTTGATATGCAAATGTCTGAAGGACTAGTGGGAGAAGCAATCCTGGAGTCCCACATCGCCTGGGGAAGCACACGGGTATGTGCTTATAAGGAGTGATCTCCCTCCCTCCATTGTGTAGAGGGATCTCCCTCCCTCCAATGTGTAGAGGCATTTTCTTCCACTGCTGTGTGCTTTGGGGAggagaacaaaaccatgagaggtatgggccccaaagcggacaatatctacacaattGGAATGGGAtcgttacagatggtatcagagctagGTTCCAATCGGAAGTGTGGGCCCCACATGTGAGGACGCCTGTGCTCATAAGGGGGGTGGATTGTGAAGGACTAGTGGGAGAAGCAATCCTAGAGTCCCACATCGCTTGGGGAAGCACATGATGTGTTTATAAGGAGTGATTTTTGTCCATTGTGTAGAGGCCCTTTCTCCCACTGCTGTGTGCTTTGGGAGAAGGACAAAACCATGAGGAGTATGGGCCCCAAAGTTGATAATGTCTACATAGTTGGGATGGGGTCGTTACAGATGGTATTAGAGCATAGGTATAAGATTTTGTAGACTTGTAGGTATAATCTTGAGAATTTTAGAACAAGAGTGTGATCATGAGAAATTTTCGTGTTAGAATTATTTGACCTACTTTTCTAGAGCTTATAGAATGGTTGCTGTATCGTTTGCATGCTTGGTTTTGTCCTTTGGGgatgtttgaaattttaatatcttGTTGTATTGCTTAGGGATATGGCTCCACTAAGGAAAAACTCATGGTGTGGTCAATCGAATGGAACCGCTGATCTTCAGGCCATTATCCAAGCCATTCGTGGCTTAACCAATGTAGTGCAACATCTAGTAGGAGCCACCAATCTGACTAGTGCTCTAGAGAAGTTTAGGAAGCTTGAGCCTCCTACTTTCAAGGGTACAAAGGACCCAATGGAGGCATTTTCTCCTAGTGTTGTGTGCTTTGGGCTCCAAAGTAGATAATACCTACACCGCAGTGGGAGAAAATGCTTTTACATGGAGGGAGATCACTTCTTATAAGTAAATCCTCATGTGCTTCCCCAGGCGATGTGGGACTCCACTCTCCAGGATTACTTCTCCCATAGGTCCTTCACATCACTTGGGGAAGCACATGGAGATGGACTTATAAGGAGTTATCCTTCCAATGTGTAGAGGCATTTTCTTCCATTGCTGTGTgctttttgggggtggggggaatAAAACTGTGAGGGGTATGGGCCCCAAAACAGACAATATCACAAATAGTATTAGAGCCATGCTCCAACGAGAAGTGTGGGCCCCACAAACGAGGATCTGTGCCTATAAGGGGGTGGTTGTGAAGGACCAATGGGAGAAGCAATCCTAGAGTCCCACATCGCTAGAGGAAGCACATGGAGATGTGCTTATAATGAATGATCTCTCTTCAATGTGTAAAGGCCTTTTCTCCTAATGTTGTGTGCATTGGGGATTgaacaaaaccatgaggggTATGGGCCCCAATATGGACAATATCTACATAGTTGGGGTGTGGTCGTTACAAAATGTGTCTAGAATGAAGAAGTTGTGGCAAGTCAAATAATTTTTGCTGCTTCAAAAGGATCTTAGGTATTGTTGCCCGAATGAAGATTTAGTATACCATAACCAGAAGAGTGGAAATTAGAAAGatgtaattgttatttttatatatattcttgtattTGAAGGCTTCATGATCTTGATTTAGTCCTGTGGTCTCTGTGTGGTACTAAAAAGTCCATGTTAGAACCAtcatttaatttgttttctgGATAGAAAAAAATGTATAGAGTAGATTTGGAGTCCTATCTAAAATATTGCACATCTGCTGTGCTGaagttacaaaaaaattataattgtagGGATTGggattgaagaagaaaggatTTCTATATTAGCTTAAGCTTTAAAAGCCAAGAGTGGTTGAAATATAGGGATTGAATTTTCAGCTAGTATACGCCCAGTGTACTGGTtgaattttttctaataaaatttattactcATCCAAAAATACACACTTGTTGTACTTGTTGAATTTTTAGAGGGTCTCAATGCAAATGTATTTTTCGTGTTCAGGGGACACTTTTTTGTCTGCCATGGAACTTATATTTGATAGTTGCTTCTTCAGTCCGTGAATTAGTTTGATGTAATAACCCCTTGTTCAAAATTATGAATAGGGGCAAACAgtttcttaatatttttggttcctttctctctctcttttttttttttttggtggggtgGGGGGTCCAAGGCTGATGAATTACATGCTAGTTTATATCTTGTTCTCTCTAAATATGTtgatctttatttattttggttaaacgttatattttttctcaaattagTCTAATTGAAATTTGCACCCTGATTTTTAAAACTGGGGAGAATCTTACATTTTTACTAATGTATTTGTAGGCATTGGATTATTGCCATTCACAAGGTATTATGCATCGAGATGTGAAGCCCCATAATGTAATGATTGATCATGAACAACGCAAACTTCGTCTTATTGATTGGGGCCTTGCAGAGTTCTATCATCCAGGGAAAGAATATAATGTCCGCGTTGCTTCaaggttgttttctttttccacttttttggaAAGATGGTGATTTATTTTCCTGTTGTTGCGCCCCCTCCCtttcttttggttctttgtCAGAACTGCTTTATTCTGATATGCCTTTGTTTTCTCGGATGAAGAAATTAcctgaaaaagtgaaaattgcATCTCatgctccatttgttttgaagtaaaatattttacatgtaaaattttttactgtaaaacattttccagttaaaacattttcaagtgtttggacCTAAACACTTGAAAAAGCAAGTCACCACTAGCCACCCCCAAATGCAAGCACAAACCACCACAAACCACCCAAAAACCAGATCAGAT
It encodes the following:
- the LOC126732885 gene encoding casein kinase II subunit alpha-like; protein product: MAIRPLQFTLSHHHHPLPLPLPLARNLFSLFLSSPPPFSHQSPPSSTFPILRRIASSATPISRPQKHHHNRQQQYQLTSPRSLRPLPTPETLAQKIGKSIRRPGAPSKARVYADINVIRPKDYWDYESLTVQWGEQDDYEVVRKVGRGKYSEVFEGVHCTDNEKCVIKILKPVKKKKIKREIKILQNLCGGPNIVKLLDIVRDQQSKTPSLIFEYVNNTDFKVLYPTLSDYDIRYYIYELLKALDYCHSQGIMHRDVKPHNVMIDHEQRKLRLIDWGLAEFYHPGKEYNVRVASRYFKGPELLVDLQDYDYSLDLWSLGCMFAGMIFRKEPFFYGHDNYDQLVKIAKVLGTDELNTYLSKYRIELDPHLAALVGRHSRKPWSKFINVDNQHLALPEAVDFVDKLLRYDHQERPTAKEAMAHPYFYPVRNAESSRTRSQ